Genomic segment of Streptomyces sp. NBC_00654:
CCAGGACATGGCGAACAGGGCGACGAGGGAGATCAGCGCCATCATCGCGTTCTGCCCCTGCTCGGCCCAGTCGTGGATCATCAGGACCAGATAGAGCAGGTTGAGCAGCAGCCCGGCGACCAGGGCGACCGGGGTGAGGAATCCGGCGACCAGGCCGAGTCCCAGGGCGAGTTCGGCGTACACGACGAGGTGGGCCATGACCTTGGGGCGTGGCGCGACGACGCGTTCGAAGCCGGTGCGCACCACCGCCCATCGGTGCTTGCCCGCCACGTCGGCCGCCCAGGCGATGCCCGTGCCCCGCTCGAACCAGCCCTTCTTGTCCTTGTGCCGCCAGCTCTCCAGCCACCACAGGCCGAGTCCTATACGGAGGACGGCCAGCCATTCCGCTCCGCCCAGCCAGATGGTCTGCATCAGGGCCCCTCCCGGTCGCGAATCTGACGGCACGTCAGTTCACCTGATGGCGACCGGAGTCCGCAAGGGGCGCGCTCGACCGGAGTGAGCGAGGAGGCCCTCGCGCAGGCACTCGTGATCAATTCGCAATCGATTTCCGCCTTGACCGAGACCCATCAACACCGCACGCCATTACGCTCCGAAGCATGTCCGAGCGCGCGTCCCTCACCGGCCCGTCCACCAGACCCGTCTATGTCATCGGCGGCGGTCCGGGCGGACTCGCCGTCGCCGCCGAACTGCGCGCGCGGGGACTGCGGGCGGTGGTCCTGGAGAAGTCGGACGCCGTCGGCGCGTCCTGGCGCCGCCACTACGACCGGCTGCGCCTGCACACGACCCGCCGCTGGTCGGCCCTGCCGGGGCTGGCGATGCCGCGCCGGTTCGGCCGGTGGGTGTCCCGGGACGATGTCGTGCGGTACCTGGAGAAGTACACCGATCACCACGAGCTGGAAGTGGTGACGGGCGTCGAGGTGTCCCGCGTCGACCGGACCGCCGACGGCACCGGCTGGCAGCTCGCCGCCAGCGGCGGCCGGGTGCTGACCGGGCAGGCGGTCGTGGTGGCCACGGGCCACAACCACACTCCGCGCACACCCGCGTGGCCGGGCCTCGACACGTTCACCGGGGAGCTGGTGCACGCCTCGGAGTACCGCGCCCCCGCCCCGTACGCGGACAAGGACGTCCTGGTCGTCGGCATCGGCAACACCGGGGCGGAGATCGCCGTGGACCTGGTGGAGGGCGGCGCTTCCCGGGTACGGATCGCGGTACGCACCGTCCCGCACATCGTGCGCCGGTCCACCGCCGGCTGGCCCGCGCAGGCGACCGGCATCCTCGTGCGCCGGCTGCCCGTACGGCTCGTCGACCGGGCCGGGCGGCTGCTGTCCCGGATCGCCGTGCCCGACCTCGCCGGACAGGGCCTCCCCCGCCCGGACACGGGCCTCTACTCACGGGTCAAGGACGGGGCGATCCCGGTCCAGGACGTGGGGCTGATCGACGCGGTGAAGAGCGGCCGGGTGGTCCCGGTGGCCACCGTGGAGTCCTTCGACGGGGACACGGTGGTGCTGGCCGACGGCACCCGGATCACCCCGGACGCGGTGATCGCGGCGACCGGCTACCGGCGGGCCCTGGAGAACCTGGTCGGCCACCTGGACGTACTGGACGCGCGGGGCAGGCCGGTGACGCACGGCGGCCGTGCGCCCAAGCAGGCACCCGGCCTGTACTTCACCGGATTCACCAACCCGATCAGCGGCATGTTCCGCGAAATGGCCCGGGACGCCGGGAAGATCGCCCACAGCATCGCGAAGCGCACGGCACGCGCGGCCTGAACCGTACGGGCGCGCGAACCGTACGGGCGGCCGGGACAGTACCGGCGCCGGGACCTCGGCCCCGCGCGCCCGCCCGGGGCCGGAACCATGGCCGCCCGTCCGCGGCCCATGGGCGATCGTCCGGAGCGGCACCGGAACTGCGTACGGTTGGACCATGGACGTGTTCGACGAACTGTTGCGGGGCGTGCGGGGCAAGGGGGCGGTGTTCGGCCGTTCGGTGCTGTATCCGCCGTGGTCCCTGCGGTTCACGGACGGGGCGTACCTGACCCTGTGCGTGCCGCTGAGGGGGGCCGGGTGGATCGTCCCGGAGGGCGGCGGCGCGCCGCACCGGGTGGGGCTCGGCGAGGCCGCGATCGTACGGGGTCCGGCGCCGTTCCTCTTCACCGACGAACCGGCCGCGGGGACGAGGCCGGGGACGGGGACCCCGGTACGGGAGGTGCGCTGGCCCGACGGCCGGCCGGGCGAGGGCCCGGCCGACGACGACGAGCTCACCGGCCCCACCGTCCTGCTGGCCGCCACCTACGACGTACAGGCGGAGGTGCCGCAGCGGCTGCTCCGGGTACTGCCCCCGGTACTCGTCGTGCCGGACGACCATGACTGCACGGCGATGCGCGACTACCTGGAGGCCCAGATCGCCGGGGTACGGCCCGGTCGGCAGATCGTGCTCGACCGACTGCTGGACTGGCTGCTGGTGTGCACGCTGCGGGACTGGTTCGACCGCCCCGAGGCGGATCCGCCCAAGTGGTACCGCGCCCTGGGCGACGACGTGGCGGGGCCCGCCCTGCGCGCGATGCACGAGGACCCGGCCCACCCGTGGACGACGGCCGGGCTGGCGACCCGGGCCGGGGTGTCGCGGACGACGCTGGCGAAGCGCTTCACGGAAATCGTCGGGGAGGCGCCGGTGGCGTATCTGACCGAGTGGCGCATGACCCTGGCGGCCGACCTGCTCACCCGCCCGGAACTGACGGTGGCGGCCGTGGCCCGCCGGGTGGGGTACGCGGACGCCTTCGGCTTCAGCGCGGCATTCAAGCGGCTCCGGGGCGAGAGCCCGAGCGCGTACCGCCGGGCGGCCGGGTCCCTCCCGCGCCCGGAGCGGAGAGAACGGCAAGAACGGGAAGCCCCGGCGGGCTGAATCGCGGGCTCCGGATCGGGGGACATCCGGATCGTGGGAGGTCGGGATCGTGGGAGGTCGGGATCGGGCGGCTTCGGACCGGGGGCTCCGGATCGGGGGGAGAAGCCGGGCCGGGCCGGTGGGCCGGGCCGGTGGACACGGTAGCCACCGCCCCCATGCCCCACCGGCCCCATGCCCCACCCGCGCGCCCGCCCCTCCCCGCGCGCCCGCCTCTCCCCGCGCGCCGCACTCCAGCCTCTCCCCGCACGCTCACGCCTGCCAGGCGCCCCCCGCGGCCGCGTCCCGTACGAACTCGGCGAAGTCGCGCGGCTCCCGGCCGAGCGCGCGCCGTACCCCGTCGACGACCGGGGCCTCCTGGCTGGTCCGGACCGGCTTCAGCGCGTCGGTCCAGAGCGCGGCCTCGACGTCCGGGACCCCCTGGGCGACGAGCCCGGCCCGGAAATCCGCCTCGTCGACGGGGACATAGCGGGCCCGCTGCCCGGTGGCCACGGCGATCTCGGCGAGTACGTCGTCGATACCGAGCGCCCGGGTGCCGGACAGCTCGTACACCTGCCCCGCGTGGCCGTCCTCGGTGAGCGCGGCGACGGCCACCGCCGCGATGTCCTCGGCGTCGACGAACGCGGCCTTGCCGTCCCCGGT
This window contains:
- a CDS encoding DoxX family protein, which gives rise to MQTIWLGGAEWLAVLRIGLGLWWLESWRHKDKKGWFERGTGIAWAADVAGKHRWAVVRTGFERVVAPRPKVMAHLVVYAELALGLGLVAGFLTPVALVAGLLLNLLYLVLMIHDWAEQGQNAMMALISLVALFAMSWQTWSLDEAIGLFL
- a CDS encoding NAD(P)/FAD-dependent oxidoreductase; translation: MSERASLTGPSTRPVYVIGGGPGGLAVAAELRARGLRAVVLEKSDAVGASWRRHYDRLRLHTTRRWSALPGLAMPRRFGRWVSRDDVVRYLEKYTDHHELEVVTGVEVSRVDRTADGTGWQLAASGGRVLTGQAVVVATGHNHTPRTPAWPGLDTFTGELVHASEYRAPAPYADKDVLVVGIGNTGAEIAVDLVEGGASRVRIAVRTVPHIVRRSTAGWPAQATGILVRRLPVRLVDRAGRLLSRIAVPDLAGQGLPRPDTGLYSRVKDGAIPVQDVGLIDAVKSGRVVPVATVESFDGDTVVLADGTRITPDAVIAATGYRRALENLVGHLDVLDARGRPVTHGGRAPKQAPGLYFTGFTNPISGMFREMARDAGKIAHSIAKRTARAA
- a CDS encoding AraC family transcriptional regulator, producing MDVFDELLRGVRGKGAVFGRSVLYPPWSLRFTDGAYLTLCVPLRGAGWIVPEGGGAPHRVGLGEAAIVRGPAPFLFTDEPAAGTRPGTGTPVREVRWPDGRPGEGPADDDELTGPTVLLAATYDVQAEVPQRLLRVLPPVLVVPDDHDCTAMRDYLEAQIAGVRPGRQIVLDRLLDWLLVCTLRDWFDRPEADPPKWYRALGDDVAGPALRAMHEDPAHPWTTAGLATRAGVSRTTLAKRFTEIVGEAPVAYLTEWRMTLAADLLTRPELTVAAVARRVGYADAFGFSAAFKRLRGESPSAYRRAAGSLPRPERRERQEREAPAG